The proteins below come from a single Eucalyptus grandis isolate ANBG69807.140 chromosome 3, ASM1654582v1, whole genome shotgun sequence genomic window:
- the LOC104436713 gene encoding putative GDP-L-fucose synthase 2 has protein sequence MMGGPNDAAGDSFLSEKSAKVFVAGHRGLVGSAIVQKLRDLGFTNLVLRTHAELDLARQSDVEDFFAAEKPRFVVLAAAKVGGIHANNTYPADFIAINLQIQTNVIDSAHRHGVKKLLFLGSSCIYPKFAPQPIPEDALLTGPLEPTNEWYAVAKIAGIKMCQAYRIQYGWDAISGMPTNLYGPNDNFHPENSHVLPALMRRFHEAKVSGAKEVVVWGTGSPLREFLHVDDLADAVVFLMEKYSGLGHVNVGSGKEVTIKELAELVKEVVGFKGELVWDSSKPDGTPRKLMDSSKLASLGWTPKISLKEGLCDTYKWYLENVKQ, from the exons ATGATGGGAGGACCCAACG ATGCAGCTGGTGACTCCTTCCTCTCCGAGAAATCGGCCAAGGTCTTCGTCGCGGGCCACCGCGGTCTCGTGGGCTCGGCCATCGTGCAGAAACTCCGGGACCTGGGGTTCACCAATCTGGTCCTTCGAACCCACGCTGAGCTCGACCTCGCACGCCAGTCGGATGTCGAGGACTTCTTCGCTGCCGAGAAGCCGCGGTTCGTGGTCCTTGCTGCTGCTAAGGTCGGCGGCATCCATGCCAATAACACGTACCCGGCAGATTTCATTGCCATCAATCTTCAGATACAGACCAATGTCATTGACTCCGCCCATCGCCATGGCGTCAAGAAGCTCTTGTTTTTGGGATCTTCTTGCATTTATCCGAAATTTGCACCCCAGCCGATTCCGGAAGATGCTTTGCTAACTGGGCCCCTCGAACCCACTAATGAATG GTATGCAGTTGCGAAAATTGCTGGGATTAAAATGTGTCAGGCTTATCGGATTCAGTACGGTTGGGATGCGATATCAGGAATGCCCACAAATTTGTACGGACCGAATGACAATTTTCATCCTGAGAATTCTCATGTCTTGCCAGCATTAATGAGGAGGTTTCATGAGGCAAAGGTGAGTGGAGCGAAGGAGGTTGTGGTGTGGGGAACAGGGAGTCCATTGAGGGAGTTTTTGCATGTGGATGATTTAGCTGATGCGGTTGTTTTTCTGATGGAGAAGTATAGTGGGTTGGGGCATGTAAATGTTGGGAGCGGGAAGGAGGTGACTATCAAGGAATTGGCTGAGTTGGTGAAGGAGGTCGTGGGGTTCAAGGGTGAGCTTGTTTGGGATTCTTCGAAGCCAGATGGGACTCCTAGGAAGCTCATGGATAGTTCAAAACTAGCAAGTTTAGGTTGGACGCCAAAGATTTCTCTGAAGGAGGGTCTTTGCGATACTTATAAATGGTACTTGGAGAACGTGAAGCAATGA
- the LOC104436715 gene encoding probable LRR receptor-like serine/threonine-protein kinase At4g30520, with product MAANRLFPVVFSVIFVILSALLPTPCLCYEPRNHEVEALIGVRRELNDPHGVLNNWDEDSVDPCSWAMITCSSDNLVIGLGAPSQSLSGSLSETIRNLTNLRQVLLQNNNISGGIPPELGTLPRLETLDLSNNHLSGPIPESLGQLRSLQYLRLNNNSLSGAFPVSLAKIPLLAFLDLSYNNLSGPVPKFPARTFNVVGNPLICGRNPSEGCAGSTIPIPLSFLNTSADESKSKKLAIALGVSLSFATLVLLAIGFLLHAKKKKNLIILDINEKQEVGLMSLGNLKTFTFKELQLATDNFSSKNILGTGGFGNVYKGKLGDGTMVAVKRLKDVVGTTGELQFRTELEMISLAVHRNLLRLIGYCATSNERLLVYPHMSNGSVASRLKAKPALDWNTRKRIAIGAARGLLYLHEQCDPKIIHRDVKAANVLLDDYCEAVVGDFGLAKLLDHADSHVTTAVRGTVGHIAPEYLSTGQSSEKTDVFGFGILLLELITGMRALEFGKTVNQKGAMLEWVKQIHQEKKVELLVDKELGSSYDGIDVGEMLQVALLCTQYLPAHRPKMSEVVRMLEGDGLAEKWAATHNHLNPATNFSLITSAAKASIHGPDRSTMFGGMSVDEDDDEHSLDTYAMELSGPR from the exons ATGGCTGCCAACAGGCTCTTTCCTGTTGTCTTCTCCGTTATCTTCGTGATTCTCTCTGCTTTGCTCCCTACTCCCTGTCTCTGCTACGAGCCTCGCAACCATGAAG TGGAGGCTTTGATCGGTGTGAGGAGAGAGTTGAACGACCCACATGGAGTTTTGAACAACTGGGATGAAGATTCTGTCGACCCCTGCAGTTGGGCCATGATCACTTGCTCGAGTGACAATCTAGTCATTGGCTT AGGAGCTCCTAGCCAGTCTTTATCGGGAAGTCTGTCTGAGACTATAAGAAATCTCACCAATCTCCGACAAGT GCTACTGCAAAACAACAATATCTCAGGCGGCATCCCACCAGAGTTGGGTACTCTTCCAAGACTCGAGACTTTGGATCTCTCCAACAATCACTTGTCTGGTCCAATTCCTGAGTCTCTAGGGCAATTGCGTAGTCTGCAATATCT GAGGCTAAACAATAATAGCTTGTCTGGTGCTTTCCCTGTGTCTTTGGCCAAAATCCCACTGCTTGCTTTCCT ggacTTGTCTTACAATAATCTCAGTGGACCTGTGCCCAAATTTCCTGCTAGAACATTCAA TGTTGTGGGAAACCCATTGATATGTGGAAGAAATCCAAGTGAAGGGTGCGCTGGATCAACTATTCCCATCCCTCTTTCCTTCTTGAATACTTCTGCTG ATGAATCCAAGTCCAAGAAATTGGCAATTGCGCTCGGGGTCAGTCTCAGCTTTGCCACACTTGTTCTGTTGGCTATTGGGTTCCTTTTACAtgcgaagaaaaagaaaaatcttatcATCCTCGACATCAATG AGAAGCAAGAAGTGGGGCTAATGAGCCTGGGAAACCTCAAGACCTTCACTTTCAAAGAGCTGCAATTGGCGACAGACAATTTCAGCTCCAAGAACATACTTGGTACTGGAGGTTTCGGCAATGTATACAAGGGGAAGCTTGGGGATGGGACTATGGTCGCGGTGAAACGCCTGAAAGATGTAGTTGGGACAACTGGAGAGTTGCAGTTCCGGACTGAACTGGAGATGATCAGCTTGGCAGTCCATCGCAACTTGCTGCGATTGATTGGATACTGCGCCACTTCGAACGAAAGGCTTCTGGTCTACCCTCACATGTCCAATGGTAGTGTTGCTTCAAGGCTCAAAG CAAAACCAGCGCTAGATTGGAACACAAGAAAGAGGATAGCCATTGGAGCTGCCCGGGGTCTCCTGTACCTGCACGAGCAATGCGACCCAAAAATAATCCACAGAGACGTGAAGGCAGCTAATGTGCTCCTTGATGACTATTGTGAGGCTGTCGTCGGTGATTTTGGCCTCGCGAAGCTCCTGGACCATGCTGACTCCCATGTCACGACTGCAGTTCGTGGTACAGTTGGACATATTGCTCCGGAATATCTCTCAACGGGCCAatcatctgagaaaactgacgTCTTTGGCTTCGGGATTCTCTTGTTAGAGCTTATAACAGGAATGAGAGCTCTTGAGTTTGGCAAAACAGTAAATCAGAAAGGAGCGATGCTCGAATGG GTCAAGCAAATACATCAAGAGAAGAAAGTGGAACTTCTGGTGGATAAAGAGCTAGGGAGCAGCTACGACGGGATCGACGTGGGAGAGATGCTACAGGTGGCACTCCTGTGCACCCAGTACTTGCCGGCCCACCGCCCCAAGATGTCTGAAGTCGTCCGGATGCTGGAAGGCGATGGGCTCGCTGAGAAATGGGCTGCCACCCACAACCACTTGAACCCCGCCACCAACTTCTCCCTCATCACCAGCGCCGCCAAAGCCAGCATTCACGGCCCCGACCGGTCGACCATGTTCGGCGGCATGTCTGTTGACGAGGACGACGACGAGCACTCCCTGGATACCTACGCTATGGAGCTCTCCGGCCCGAGATAG
- the LOC104436712 gene encoding pentatricopeptide repeat-containing protein At4g21300: MIALVMTSKNAILLRRCFATLVPSVANPLPAAAIPPFSSQRGTEEALAGRSFVSVLGTCSGSAGLQRGKQVHAQSVVRGIRRSGHLGPKLLGMYVLCGDFLAAKDCFYRLEEVPGSAPWNWMIRGLAELGWFGLALSFYFKMLGCGIYPDRYTYPFVIKACESMSKAVSHKLVQGMIDLMGGEVDMFVASSVIKFYAENGCIGDAWNLFDKMPQKDCVLWNVMLNGYLKNGDSQNAVRVFMEMRNGEIKPNSVTFAGILSVCALEGMIGFGSQLHGLAFRCALDLDSPVANTLLAMYSKCRCLNEARKLFDLMLRHDVVMWNAIISGYVQNGLMGEALLLFTEMLNCGVKPDSITFSSLLPSITESANLKHAKEVHGYVMRNGVPLDVFLKSALIDVYFKCRNVKLAYKLFKKETVTHDVVIYTAMISGYVLNGMNSDAIEIFRLLLDRKLNPNSVTLASILPACAGLASLKLGKELHGYVLKRGLEGRCYLSSAIMDMYAKCGQLDIAHQIFKSMSEKDVVCWNSMITNFSQNGKPEVAIQLFREMGLNGIKCDSVSISSSLSACASLPALYHGKEIHGYMTRCLFCHDIYAETALIDMYAKCGHLEFARRVFDMVDEKNEVSWNSMIAAYGSHGLLSECLSLFYEMQENGIQPDDVTFLTIISACGHAGQIDEGIQLFQCMTEKYGIRAKMEHFACMVDLFGRAGRLDEAFKTIKSMPFSPDAGVWGTLLGACHLYGNVDLAEVASRYLFEMEPENSGYYVLFSNVHAGAGHWGGALGARSLMKERGVKKVPGRSWIEVDNMTHVFVAADETHLQSAHIYSMLEILLSELRKEGYVTQQYIPRHPQTEGINALEKVSLCQIHST, from the coding sequence ATGATTGCGCTCGTCATGACCAGCAAAAATGCGATCTTGCTCCGCAGATGCTTCGCCACGCTCGTTCCCAGCGTCGCCAACCCGTTGCCCGCCGCAGCAATCCCACCATTCTCATCGCAGCGTGGAACAGAGGAGGCTCTCGCCGGCCGCAGCTTCGTCTCCGTGCTGGGGACCTGTTCCGGCTCTGCCGGTCTTCAGAGAGGCAAGCAAGTCCATGCCCAGTCGGTCGTTCGCGGTATCCGCAGGAGCGGCCATCTGGGTCCGAAGCTCTTGGGCATGTACGTCCTCTGCGGTGACTTCTTGGCTGCCAAGGACTGTTTCTATCGGCTTGAGGAGGTGCCGGGTTCTGCGCCGTGGAATTGGATGATCCGAGGGTTGGCCGAGTTGGGCTGGTTCGGTTTGGCATTGTCGTTCTACTTCAAGATGTTGGGGTGTGGGATTTACCCTGATAGGTATACGTATCCGTTCGTGATCAAGGCTTGCGAGAGTATGAGTAAGGCTGTTTCCCATAAACTGGTTCAGGGCATGATTGACTTGATGGGTGGGGAGGTTGATATGTTTGTTGCTAGTTCGGTGATCAAGTTCTATGCGGAGAATGGTTGCATAGGTGATGCGTGGAATCTGTTTGACAAAATGCCTCAGAAAGACTGTGTTCTATGGAATGTGATGCTCAATGGTTATCTGAAGAATGGGGATTCGCAGAACGCTGTGAGAGTGTTTATGGAGATGAGAAATGGTGAAATAAAGCCAAATTCGGTAACATTTGCTGGCATTTTGTCGGTCTGTGCCCTGGAAGGGATGATTGGCTTCGGTTCTCAACTCCACGGTCTTGCTTTTAGATGCGCGTTGGATTTAGATTCTCCGGTAGCCAATACGTTGTTGGCAATGTACTCAAAATGTCGGTGCTTAAATGAGGCACGCAAGTTGTTTGATCTGATGCTGCGGCATGATGTAGTAATGTGGAATGCCATCATCTCTGGGTATGTTCAAAATGGACTAATGGGTGAGGCTCTGTTGTTGTTCACTGAAATGTTAAATTGTGGTGTCAAACCAGACTCCATTACTTTTTCAAGCCTCCTTCCTTCAATTACTGAATCAGCAAATCTGAAACATGCAAAGGAAGTCCATGGATATGTTATGCGAAATGGAGTGCCATTGGATGTGTTCTTGAAAAGTGCACTAATTGATGTTTACTTTAAGTGTCGCAATGTGAAATTGGCATATAAGTTGTTTAAGAAAGAGACTGTCACTCATGATGTAGTCATCTATACAGCCATGATTTCTGGATATGTGCTTAATGGTATGAATTCAGATGCTATAGAAATCTTTAGGTTGTTGCTTGATAGAAAATTAAATCCAAATTCAGTAACTCTGGCCAGCATTTTACCAGCTTGTGCTGGTTTGGCTTCTTTAAAACTTGGGAAGGAATTGCATGGATACGTTCTCAAGAGAGGTCTTGAAGGCAGATGTTATCTTTCAAGTGCAATTATGGATATGTATGCAAAATGTGGGCAACTGGATATTGCTCATCAAATCTTTAAGAGCATGTCTGAGAAGGATGTTGTGTGCTGGAACTCAATGATCACAAACTTCTCCCAAAATGGGAAACCTGAAGTAGCTATCCAACTCTTCCGCGAGATGGGGTTGAATGGAATCAAGTGTGACAGTGTTAGCATTTCATCTAGTCTCTCTGCTTGTGCAAGCTTACCTGCACTCTATCATGGGAAGGAGATCCATGGCTACATGACAAGATGTTTGTTTTGCCATGATATCTATGCAGAGACTGCACTCATAGACATGTATGCTAAATGTGGTCACCTGGAATTTGCTCGACGTGTGTTTGACATGGTGGATgagaagaatgaagtttcatGGAATAGTATGATTGCTGCTTATGGAAGTCATGGTCTCCTAAGCGAATGTCTCTCTCTGTTTTATGAAATGCAAGAGAATGGTATCCAGCCTGATGATGTCACATTTCTGACTATAATATCTGCTTGTGGTCATGCGGGCCAAATTGATGAGGGAATACAGTTGTTTCAGTGCATGACAGAAAAGTATGGAATTCGAGCAAAGATGGAGCATTTTGCCTGCATGGTAGATCTATTCGGACGAGCTGGTCGCTTGGATGAAGCTTTTAAAACCATAAAGAGCATGCCATTTTCCCCAGATGCAGGTGTCTGGGGGACATTGCTAGGTGCCTGTCACTTATATGGCAACGTTGATCTTGCTGAAGTAGCTTCAAGATATCTTTTTGAAATGGAGCCTGAAAATTCTGGATACTATGTGTTGTTTTCAAATGTGCATGCTGGTGCAGGCCACTGGGGTGGTGCCCTTGGTGCCCGAAGTTtaatgaaagaaagaggagTTAAAAAGGTACCTGGACGCAGTTGGATTGAGGTTGACAACATGACCCATGTATTTGTTGCAGCTGATGAAACTCACCTGCAATCTGCTCATATTTATTCAATGCTGGAAATTCTTCTATCAGAGCTGAGAAAAGAGGGTTATGTAACTCAACAGTACATTCCAAGGCACCCACAAACAGAAGGGATTAATGCTCTTGAAAAGGTTTCATTATGCCAGATTCACTCAACATAA